From Triticum aestivum cultivar Chinese Spring chromosome 7B, IWGSC CS RefSeq v2.1, whole genome shotgun sequence:
TGCATCATCAGGCCATCTACAATGATATCAAtagatgtgtgatacgtctccaatgtatctataatttatgaagtattcttgccatgtttacaataattttatatgattttggtatgatttgattagaactaacccggtctgacgctgttttcggcagaaCTACCGCGGTGTCGTTTTTTAtacagaaatagaagttctcggaacgagctgaaaatttacgaagaatatttttaaaaaatataaaaaaataccggaacgaaaagatatcggagaggactcccgaggcaaccacaagggtgggggcgtgcccccctgcgtTGTCATCACCTCGTGGGCCTccttgacttgtccccgacgccaacacctcttataaatCCCAAAAACCTTAGAAATAAATCTAGattaggagttccgccgccgcaagcctctgtagccaagaaaaaccaatcgagagcccgttccggcaccctgccggagggggaatccatcactggtggtcatcttcatcatcccagcgctctccatgacgaggagggagtagttcatcctcgaggctgagggtatgtaccagtagctgtgtgtttgatctctctctctctctctctctctctctctctctcgtcttcttgattcggcacgatcttgatgtaccgtgagctttgctattatagttggatcatatgatgtttctccctctatcTCCTCGTGATGAACTGAGTCTTTTCCTTCGAGGTTTTGTTATGTCAGATTAaatctttggatgtgagagcacttgatgtatgtcttgcgatgggatatccgtggtgacaatgggatgttctattgatccacttaatgtatgttttggttatgaacttgcggattcccgtggtgacatcggggtaatctatgcataggggttgatgcacgttttcatattcatttcttcggtagaaatctcgGGATGctcatgaagttctttgtgttggattggatattatgaatctggagttgtttgatgcatatagcATAATTGACCCACgggtacttgtggtgacattggagtatctaggtgacattagggttgattgacgtgtgtcatatggtgttattttactacgaactctagggttatttgtgacacttataggaataactcaatggattgatcgaaaagaataactttgaggtggtttcgtaccctacaagtaatttcatcttatgttctccgcgataggaactttggagtgattcttcgttgcgtgttgagggattgttatctgaactaattatgttattattattgagagaacttgcactagtgaaagtatgaaccctaggccttgttttcaagcattgcaataccgttttcgctcacttttgttacttgctaccttgttgtttttatattttcaaattacaaaaacctatatctatcatccatattgcacttgtatcaccatctcttcgctgaactagtgcacctatacaatttaccattgtattaggtgtgttggggacacaagagactctttgttatttggttatagggttgtttgagacagaccatctttatcctaagcctcccacagattgataaaccttaggtcatccacttgagggaaatttgctactgtcctacaaaactctgcgcttgaaggcccaacatgagtctacaagaagaagattatGTAGTACACATCAATATGGTAGTTAAAACTTCTTGTTAGAGCTAATAATAATAGATAATAGATTATGCAGCATTTATTCACATGTTGTATTTCCTAGTGCTGCTCCTCCTAGAATTTGTAGAAATCCACTTCCAACAATAAGACTGTTGAAAGTTTTGCTATTATAACATATTTTTTCCCTTCTCTTGGAGCATCATAATTGCTTCAGTGGGTTCATTTGGCACTAGTCTTGATGTGGATTGTTAGTTGTACCTTTTATTCATAAAAACCACTTCGTATTTTTCTGAATCTCCGTGGAAACAATTTCGTCTAGATCGAGAGACCAAACTTGTTTGGTTGGGATAGTTCAATATATAGAAGTTGTCCGGCTTTAAAGTAGGGCGACAATAACCACACAAGTCAATAAGTGTAGGGACAAGATTGGACATTTCTACAAATAGATATAATTCTGGAAAAAAGACACGCATACTGCTCGACATGAACGGTGCCTATCTTACAAACCAACAAGGAATAGACACATACATAACTTGCCATAGTGCACGCAAGCATGACAATCAAACCCTGGACCTTTACGCGAGCTACGCTTTCTCCCACGGCAGATTTGAGGAGCTCTTGCAACACCAAAGGGAACCTTGCCTCTAGGTGCTTATACCCCTCAGTCGCCATGACAACATCAAGAGTCGTGGAAGTTCCAAAAATGAACTCCAAACATTTAGTCTTGAGAAGCTATGAACTATGCCGCTCCGCAAAAGCTAGAGTGGTCGCTACCGTGTCGACATTTAGTCCATCTGAGAGCTTGTACTCAAAAATCAACTTGAGCCTGTCTAGCGCGTACCCGTCAGCAGATGCAAGTAGATGCTGAGTCGTAATCATCACCATCTCGATCGATGATCAGCATATCTATGTATATGAAGTGCAACATGACCTTGAAAGCCTATGTGTCCATGTCGTTGATCTCAAAGTGTCGAGACCTATTCTCTTTCATTTGGTCAAAGAACTCGGCCGTAAGCACTGGGGACCTTGCTTTGAAGGCATACTGTAATGATACACAGTAGTGTAGCGAATAGCAAAATCAAGCCGAGTGATGTGAACATTTtaaaaacattttttgaagttcTGATCAATTTTTGAAACACAAACTTTTTTTAAATTATTAATATTTTTTGAAAGCATGCATTTTATAAAACTCTGATTATTTTTAGAAAAATACAAGCACAtttaaaaatgtgaacattttctCAAAATTGTTATGTTTTTGAAAtttcactcattttttgaaaaagCAAATAGATTTTGAAAATGTAAAAAATGAATTTTACAGCAAAATTTGAAATTCATAGCATTTTGGAAAATGGGAACATTGTTTTTAagcagaacaaaatttgaaaatcatAGCATTTTTGGAAAATGGGAACATTACTTTTAAGCAGAAAAAAtgaaaacaatttttgaaaagcaTGAACAAATGttgaaattccaaacatttttcgaaatttctgaatattttttgaaagaaggaaaagaaaaaacacTGAAAAAAAGAAAAGGACAAAAATGAACACCAAACAGCAAAAAATGAAAAAACTCTACACTTACACTGGTAGAAGAAAAACCGACAAAAATTCTAAGCCGAGGCTTCTAGAATGTTCATAAACCGATAGAAAACCAAACAGCAAAACCCAAAAACCGCTAGACTGGCTAaatatgggccggcccatctccgaGCGCTTTCCCGTTGCTTGTCTGTGCGAAAGGGGGCATGCGTCAAATAACCCTCAACGAAAAAAAAAGAGGATTTGGCGGCGGCACCAGCTCGGAGCAGCGTTCCATGGCTGCTACCGGGGAGGGCACTCCGCTCCATCTGCGCTAATGCAGTTCGAGCTGCGAAAACGCGGTCATGGCGGCGCCATGGATCTGAAGCCTGGGTGGACTCCGACTCAGTAAATAAGCAGTGTCCGGATTCCATCATATATCAAACTGAATTAATTGGGGGTTTCTTGGTTTTCTGTTGTTTCCAGATCCAAATCCAGTTCTTTCCCGGATCGAATTGGCGCGGGGCGGGAAGGATCTATAACTAGTCCACCTGCTCTAAGTTTGTTCATCCACCCATCCACCATGGAAGCTCCAGATCGGGATTGGTCCGAGCTACCAATCGACATATTGTGCGACGTGCTCAAGTTGCTCGAGTGCCCGGACCTCCTCAGATCCGCCGCCGTCTGCTCAATCTGGTACAAGGCGTACTCCACGCAACGCTCCATCAGTGCTTGCCCTGGACACCAAACACCATGTCTGCTCTATTGCACCGAGGCCGCCGGCGGGCTAAAAGCTCTTGGCATGTACAGCCTCTCCGAGCAAAAGGCCTATACCATGCCGTTCCCTGAACATCCCATCAAGAACTGGTTCGGCTCATCCCACGGATGGCTAGTCACTATGGATGACAAGTCTGACCTGATGCTGCTCAACCCAATTACCGGCAACACTAATGTACTCCCTCCAGTGACAACCATGGAGCATGTTAAACCTATCCTAAACGGGGGCGAGGTTCTTGAAAAGTATGAGGTGTTTTACTATGATGGAGAGCTTCCTAGGGTCGTGGACGAGGACACCAGTATATTTTCTTTGGAGGAGTATGGTCATATGGTCTACCTAAAGGCAACTTTATCGTGTGATCCATCGGTAGGTGCATGCATCGTCATGCTCATCCACCAGCCGTACGGGCAGCTCTCGTTTGTCAAGGTAGGAGACACTCGCTGGAATTGGCTCAACATGGGTATTAACTATACAGATTGTATATACCACGACGGATGGTTCTATGCAGTTACTCATGGAGGCGCAATTGATGCATACAATTTAAATGGACCGTCTGTCATCCAAAAAAGATTTTTACGCAGAATAATTCGGACGGTTTCAAAATGTCACATTGTTCAGGCAGAATGGGGAGATGTCCTCCAAATCATTAGGAAGGAGATTCTCGATCCTGAACGACCGGACAGTCATACATGGATCCCTGAAATCAAAGTGTACAGGGTTGATTTTGATAAGGAGAAGTGTGTCAGCATAACAGATATAGGGGACTATGTGTTGTTCATTGGGAGCAGCACAACGTCTTGTTTAAGCGTGAAGGACTATCCAGACTTGATGCCAAACCATGTCTATTTCACTGATGATGACGACGGAGCACACATACTTGAGAAAGACTACCCTCCCAAGGTTGGGATTTACAACATTAAAAATAATACCACGGTGAATGTGGTTCATCCTGAACTTTGGATGAATTGGTTGCCCCCCATATGGTTGACGCCGAGTCTTGAGAAAACGGGTATGGTTCTACTTGTCCCTTTATCTACTATGGAAAATGCTGCTTGTTGTATATCCCAATCTCTGAGCAGCATTTATTTGTGTGTTATATTTCCTAGTGCTGCTAAAGTTTTGCCATGTAagatatttttttcctttctcttggAACATCATAATTGCTTCGTATTGGTCTTGATGTGGATTGTTAGCTGTACTTTTTATTTATGAAATTCGCTTGGTTATGTTGAACTTGCAAAACCTAGTTTTTCCAAGGTTGACATGTTAGGTCATTTGGTCTTCTTTTTTTGTTATATGGCATAATACTTGATGCTGTTTTTTTTTAACAAAACCTGTAGAAATTTCTTCCCACTGTATTTTTTTTAGCAAATTATGAGAAGTTTTATATACAAGTTAAAGCTAGAATAGGGCAAAAAGAAAAGGAACTGTACAACAAAGGCACAGAAAGTGCCCGGAGAGCTAGCTATGCAAAAGAATGAACCCAGACCTCAAAATTCTCATATTTTCGCCTCTTTGCCCTATGAACCACCTACTGAATCTCTTCCTTGAATTTTCGTCAGCAAGCATATAAATTTGGTCCGATGCCTTTGAAAATGAAGTCATTTGGGGTTCCAATTAGCTCCGGTGATTAGAAATTTGCAGCTATCTGGTTGAGTTGCTCCTGGATATCACTTAAAATTGGGATCCGAGTAATTCAAACAAATTTGCGCAGCTGACAGTGGAAGAACAAACAATACTTGTTTCCAATACCCTCAACCCACACATGACACAGGTGTAGTCTGGTATGAAAAAATTATTTCGATGCAGCATACTCTAATGTTCAGTCTGTTGTCGATTAAGAGCCAAAAATAATTTTATGCTCCAGCTGACAGCATGGTTGCCAAAGCCATCTTACGGCTGGAATTGCCATGATCTTACCAATCAAAATTTGAT
This genomic window contains:
- the LOC123160233 gene encoding probable F-box protein At4g22060; protein product: MQFELRKRGHGGAMDLKPGSKSSSFPDRIGAGREGSITSPPALSLFIHPSTMEAPDRDWSELPIDILCDVLKLLECPDLLRSAAVCSIWYKAYSTQRSISACPGHQTPCLLYCTEAAGGLKALGMYSLSEQKAYTMPFPEHPIKNWFGSSHGWLVTMDDKSDLMLLNPITGNTNVLPPVTTMEHVKPILNGGEVLEKYEVFYYDGELPRVVDEDTSIFSLEEYGHMVYLKATLSCDPSVGACIVMLIHQPYGQLSFVKVGDTRWNWLNMGINYTDCIYHDGWFYAVTHGGAIDAYNLNGPSVIQKRFLRRIIRTVSKCHIVQAEWGDVLQIIRKEILDPERPDSHTWIPEIKVYRVDFDKEKCVSITDIGDYVLFIGSSTTSCLSVKDYPDLMPNHVYFTDDDDGAHILEKDYPPKVGIYNIKNNTTVNVVHPELWMNWLPPIWLTPSLEKTGSQDNNGGGGNSIAVINNQLETTELASIN